DNA from Mucilaginibacter mallensis:
GCGAATATGGTAGCAATAAACCCTAAGCTGCTAAATATAGGTAGCGTAATGCTTCTTTCACTCAGGTTATTGATGTAGGGCAACGCCAGCTCAACCAATATCAGCGCGAGTATTAATGCTATTAATGAGATGAGTATGGTTTCACCCAAAAACTGTATAGCCAACTGAAAGCGGTGCGCCCCGATTGATTTACGAATACCTACTTCTTTAGCCCTTTCTGCCGAACGCGCGGTTGACAGGTTAATGAAATTAACACAAGCTATTACCAATACAATCAGCGCGATTATGGCAAAAAGCCGGGTAGATTTTTTATCAAACTTTTGATAATTGATGTAATCAAGTCCTATATCGGCTGAGTTGGCATGCACATCCTTAAGCGGCAGAACAAATAATTGATAGTATTTCCAACTGTCGCCCTGCAGATGCCTTTTAAGATAGGCAGGGAATTTTTTTTCAAGCGCAGCTACATTTGTACCGGGTGCAAGTTCCAGATAAGTATTTAGCCAGTTGCCGCCCCAGTTATTGAACATCCAGGGTTTATAAATGGTACTGAATGAAAACAAACCATCAAATTGCAATTGTGAATTTTTAGGCACATTGGCTAGTACCCCGGTTACGGTAAAAGTAGTGGTATCATCGCCATAATGGTTTATTACCTTGCCTATCGGATCAGCATCACCAAATAATTTTTGCGCTGTTTCCTCAGTGATCATGGCGGTGTGAGGTTTTAACAGACCTGTAACCTTATCACCACGAAGAACCTTAAAATCGAATATTTTCAGGAACGTAGAGTCAACAAAGAAAACCTGCGGCAGAAATACCCTTTTGTTATCATAGGTCATCTGGTATTTCTGATGCCAGTTTACCCGTGTAAAGCTTTTAATTTCCGGAAACTCCTGCTTCAGGCTCGGCCCCATCGGGAACATGGATAAGGCTACTTTTTGGGTAGCATTTTGTTGTCCGATGGTTTGCACTTCATTTAAGCGATAAATGTTTTTTGTATGGAAGTTATCGAAGCTCTTTTCATACGAAACAAACATCATAACAACCATAAATGCAGCCATACCTACGGCAAGGCCAACAATGTTTATTGTTGAAAAAACCTTGTTTTTCCAGATGTTTCGCCAGGCAATCTTAAAATAATTCTTTATCATTTCTTTTGGTCATTAGTCATTTCACTTCGTTGTGACTGGTCATTTGCTTCGCGTCATTGGTCATTGGGTCATTCGCTGCGCTGTCATTGAGTCATTTTACTCATATGCAAACTAATGACTCAATGACCAATGACTCCATGACTAAATTATTCGGACCGCAAGCTCTTAACCGGGTTTGCAATTGCTGCTTTAACTGATTGAAAGCTTATGGTTATAAAGGCTATAATAATGGCTATTACTCCGGCCATTACAAACACCCACCACTCTATTTGTATGCGATAGGCAAAATCCTGCAACCATTTGTTCATGGCATACCACGCTATTGGCGAGGCTATGCATACAGCTATTAATACCAGTTTTAAAAAGTCCTGCGCTACTAAATAAACAATGCTGTTTACGCTTGCGCCCAATACCTTACGGATGCCGATCTCTTTGGTGCGTTGGGTTATTATCAATATCACTATGGCAAACAAGCCCATGCACGATATCGCGATAGCTATAACTGCGCCTGTTATGAAGATTTTAGATAACCTGGTTTCCTTTTTATATTGGCGGTCGACGTTTTCATCAAGGAACGATGATTCAGCTTGCGAACGTGGGTTTACATCTTTCCATACCTTATTGATAATTGCCATGCTTGCAGGCAGGTTAGCAGGTTTTACCTTTACCAGTATATAATTTACAGGCCACGTTGGGCGTATAACCATAGTAAGCGGAGCTATCTGCTGATGAAGGGATTTAAAATTAAAATCCTTAACAACACCCGCAACCTGTAATTTGGCACCATCGGTAGGGAATATTGCACCAACCGGGTTCGTTTCGCCCAACTGTTCAGCCATTTTTTGGTTGATGAGCACAACCGTAGTATCGGCACCGTATGTTCGGGAAAAATCACGACCGTTCACCACTTGCAGGCCCAGCGTTTTTACATAATCGTAATCAACCCTAAGCCAATTGGTTTTAACATTCTTACCCTTGTAACTAAACGTCATGATCGAGGTTGATGCGCTGTTATCCAGCCCTGTACCTAAATTCATATCAGTACCGGTTACACTTACCACATCAGGGTAAGCTGCCAACTTTGATCGCATCAATTGCAGCGCTCTTTCAGGTTCAATATTGCTGCCTATCGGGATGCTGACCACCTGGCTTTTATCATAGCCCAACGGTTTATTACGCATAAAATTGAGCTGCTGCCAGGTAATAACCGTGCAAATTATCAGCAACGCTGATAATGCGAACTGAACAACCATTAAGCTATTCCGCAAGCCATTGGCCTTGCCTGCAACAACTTTACCCTTTACTGCCTGCGATGTATTTTGTATAGCCATCAGCCATGCGGGGTAGCCGCCGGCTATCAGGCTTATTAAAACAAAACCACCCAAAAAGTATAAAATAACTAATGGAGAGCTTAGCACATTCAATGATAATTGCTGATTAAACAACAGTTTGTATTGCGGCATAAGCGAATAAGCCGCTACTGCCCCCAGTATTAACGATACACCGCAAATCACCAATGATTCGCTGCAAAACTGGGTGATAAGTTGTTGTTTTGTAGCACCAATTACCTTACGCACGCCTATTTCCTTAGCCCGTGTAAATGCCCGGCCTAATGACAGGTTGATGAAATTGGTACAGGCTATAAATAAAATAAATATGCTTATTAATAAAACCAGGTACGGGTAAAACTTGCTAACCGCCCTGCTTTGTGATGCTATAGGACTAAAATGGACATCGGCCATTGGTATTAGGCGCAGGCGTAAAACTTCGCCTTCCTTGTCAGACTGGGCACCGTCATGCCTTAATTGTTTTATACTTGCAGCATAGTATTTATGTACAAAGCTTTTTAGTTTTTGCTCAAATCCGGCTTGTTTTTCATTTGCAGGTAACTGTACAAAAACATTGTGGAACCTGTCTTCCCACAGGGTTTTAGCTACTTCATAATCAGGATGCTGCTCAAACCTGCACAATAAGTTAAAATCCAAACTTGAATTTTGCGGCGGATCAGCAGCCACTGCAGATATATTAAGGCTTTTCCATTGATTATTAATCTTTAACTCAATAAGCTTACCTACCGGATTTACATCCCCGAAAATACTTTTAGCCGTTTTTTCAGTTATTACTACATCATTTTTATCACTAAGCGGATTCTGATCATTTCCCTTTACAATTGGGAAAGTGAACATCTTAAAGAAATCCTGATCAACGCACCTTACATCATAATTAAACTCCTTATTCCCGTACCGTAATACGCTGCCGCCAAAATCACCATAGCGCGATGCGTGTACAACATCAGGGAACTCAGCTTTTAATGCCGGTGTAATGGGCACAGGCATAGCCGCGTCGGCCTCTACATCATTGGCATGGTGTTCTTCCAAATATACCTCGTATATATTGCTCTTATTTATATGAAAATCATCATATGAGAGCTCATAAAAGGCAGTAAGCGCCAGCAACAATACCGCACCGAATGCCACAGCCATCCCCACTACATTAATAAATGTGAAAGTTTTGTACTTCCACATGTTTCTTAGGGTGATCTTTATATAGTTTTTTATCATGATGCGGGTGGTTACAAGCAAATACAATTAAAAGCCATACCAAAATTTAAAGTATTTATAATCAATATTTTATATCAAAATAAAATAATCAACCTGTTCGTAAGTGTAACACTATATGTACGGTTATGATACAGTCATGCTTCGCGTCATTGGTCATTGGGTCATTCGCTGCGCTGTCATTGGGTTATTTGTCTTGTAGTTAAACAAATGGCTCAATGACCAATGACACAATGACCAAATTATTCCGACCGTAAGCTCTTAACCGGGTTTGCAATAGCCGCCTTTATAGCCTGAAAGCTTATAGTTATAAAGGCTATCACAATTGCCAGTACTCCGGCTAAAGCAAATATCCACCATCGTATTTCTATCCGGTAGGCAAAAGCCTGCAGCCATTTGTTCATGGCGTACCAGGCTATTGGCGTTGCGATAACAATGGATACCACTACCAATACTAAAAAGTCTTTTGAAAGCATGGTGGTAATATTGGCAACACTAGCCCCTAATACTTTACGAATACCTATCTCCTTTACCTTTACCTGCGCGGTATAAGTAGCCAGGCCAAATAAACCCAGGCATGATATTAAAATAGCTATACCCGTAAACCAACTGAACAGTGTACCTGAACGCTGATCGACTTTGTACATATCATTGAAGGTTTGATCCAGAAATTCATAATCGAAAGGAAAGGCAGGGTTATATTGTTTCCAGGCTTTTTGCACTGAAGCCAGGGCCAGTGGAGCATCCTTACCTGTTGTTTTTACAAACATGCGCCAATTGTCAGGAGTATAAAAGAATATGACAGGCTCAATTTTTTGTTTGAGCGATGCAAAGTGGAAATCCTTCACCACGCCAATAATGATCCCGTTCTGATTGTGCAGCTTAAAACGTTTACCTATCGGATCCTTGATGCCAGCCTCACGTACCGCGGTTTCGTTAAGGATATAGTGCGCGGTATCGGCCTTTATACCTATAAAATTGCCTCCCTGTATAATTTTCAGTTTAAAAAAGTCGACATAATTTTTGCTGATACCCAATGGATGGATCTCAAAACTACTGCCGGGTGCTTTACCGTCCCAATCGGTATCACCGGTATTACCGCCTAAGCTTACAATATTATCGCTGGCGGTGGTAACATCTTTTATGCCCGGTTGACTCAATAATTGTGAACGCACAGATTCATAATTCTTTTGCATATCGCGCATACCGAATGTAAATACGTAGGATTTATCATAACCAAGTTCTTTTTCCCTGATGAATTTTAACTGGCTGTTGATGATCAGTGTACCGATGATCAAACCAATAGAAAATACAAACTGACAAACCACCAGCGTTTTACGGAATGTTGTGTTACCAACACCCAGAGATAGTTTACCCTTAAGCGCGTTGATCGGCTTAAATGACGACAATAAAAATGCAGGATAAATGCTGGATGCCGCGAGTGTAGCGACTACGGTAATACCTACCACTTTCCAAACACCTGCATCCAGCAAATTAAACTCCATTTGTTTGCCCGATACATTGTTGTATAAAGGCATTAATGCTTCAATCAGCACAAAAGCAAGCACAAGCGCTATGGAGAAAAACAAAATTGTTTCGACCACAAACTGAATGAATAATTGCTTTTTGCCCGCGCCTATTATTTTACGCACGCTTACTTCCTTTGCCCGCAGCATAGCACGCGCGGTTGAAAGGTTTACATAGTTGATACAAGCGATCAATAAAATAAGAATAGCCACAATTAAAAACACTCTGACGGTTTGTATACCTGATGGGCTACCATCCGCATTATACAAATGCATTTTCCCCAAAGGCTGCGACAGGTATTTTATATTCGCGCTGCCCTCACCCGGTTGGTTTTTTATATGGATTTGTGTAAGCTTATCGGCAACCGCTTGTGCTGAAAGGCCCGGCTGCAGTTGCAAATAGGTATCATAGAAATAGTCGCCCCAGTCGCTATCCATAGTTTTCCAGTAGCCTTTGCCATCATAGTTCTTTTTTGCTATTACATTGATAGAAAAAAGCATATCGAATTTAATACTGGAGTTGCCCGGCATGTCGGCCGCAACACCGGCTACGGTATAGTTATCGTGGTTATCGGCCTGTAATACTTTCCCCATCGGGTCCGCATTGCCAAAAAAACGTTTGGCTGTTTTTTGGGTGATAATGATAGACTGATCATTAGGAAAAGGATGGTTAGGATTGCCTTCCAGTAGTTTAAAATCAAAAACCTTAAATAAAGACGGATCGGTGTAAAACGCGCCATTATCGCCAACGTCTAATGATTTATCACGGTATTTGTACAAAGAGTAATTCCAGTTTTCTACTATACGCACGGCATTTACTATGCCGGGGACTTCCTTCAAGCCAAAAGTAGCAACAGGGGCCTGTATGCCACCCCAGATCTGCTGTGTGCCGCCGGTACCTATTTGTGCTTCAATACGGTAAATATTATCAGCTTTGGTATTGAACTTATCAAAGCTCAACTCATCGTTTACCCATAGTAAAATAAGCAAACCTACAGCCAGCCCAACTGTAAGGCCGGCAATGTTAATGGCGGTATAAAATTTGCTCTTGATCAAATTTCGCCAGGCGATTTTAAAATAGCTCTTTATCATAACGTTAGTTCATTTGTTCACTGGTTCATTGGTCTTGTCCTTAGACCTTTTATGTTCATTAGTTCATTGGTATTAGCAATTTTACCAAATCCGCTTGGTTCATTTTTCTCCGGTTACATTACTAATGAACTAATGAACCAGTGAACTAATGAGCAAACTATTCCGAACGTAAACTCTCCACCGGGTTTGCCAATGCGGCCCGGATAGATTGAAAGCTTATAGTTATAAATGCGATGAATATGGCGGTAAAACCTGCCAATGCTATTATCCACCATTGTATGTTTATACGATAGGCAAAGTCCTGCAGCCATTTGTTCATGGCCCACCATGCTAATGGCGATGATATCAATATAGCGATAAACACCAGCTTTATAAAGTCCATTGATAGCATGCTTACTATGGTTGATACACTCGCACCTAATACTTTGCGTATACCGATCTCTTTGTTGCGCTGCTCAGCGGCATACGCTGCCAGGCCGAATAAACCTAAACAGGCAATTGCTATAGCCAAAGCAGTGAACGATATAAATATAGTACCGATGCGCTGCTCAGAGCGATAGGTAGCATCAAAATCCTGATCCATAAACGACCAGGTAAACTGGTTATTGGGCGACAGATCTTTCCACTTATCCTGTATCTGTGACATTAAAGCAGGCAGATTTGCGGTACTAACGCGGGCTGTAATTGAGCCCTTGTCTTCATTATATACTAATGCCAGTGGTTTAATTTCGTCGCGTAATGAGCTGTAGTGAAAATCCTTAACCACACCAATAATATGAAAAGCCTGTATACCATAGCTATCGCGGTAAATGGTTTTATTTAACGGATCCTTTTGGCCAAATCTCCTTACAAAAGCTTCATTTACTATTAAGGCGGCTGTATCTGATGCCAGTTGGGCCGAGAAGTTACGCCCTGAGATTAGTTTGATACCTAAAGTATTGATATAATCTTCATCAACCGGCCAAAACTCAGTCAGGAGGTCATGTTTTATGTCGATAGGTAGTTCGGGGAATAGGCCTGTTATGTTTCTATCATCGCCGGTAGGCAAATAGGTGGTCATGGTAGCATTTGCAACACCTTGCGTTTGCTTTACTTCCTGCTTTAATATTTTTGCCTGTTTACCCAATACATTTGTATTCTTTATCACCAGCATCTGGCTTCGGTTATAACCCAGGCTTTTGGTATGAATATAGTTTAACTGGTTATAAATAACCAGTGTACCGATGATCAGAAATATAGATATAGAGAACTGGAAAACCACCAAAAAGCTGCGTAAAAAGCCCCCCTTAAAACCCGAAGCAACTTTTCCTTTTAATACGTCTATAGGTTGAAAGGCGGACAGGAAAAATGCCGGA
Protein-coding regions in this window:
- a CDS encoding ABC transporter permease; its protein translation is MIKNYIKITLRNMWKYKTFTFINVVGMAVAFGAVLLLALTAFYELSYDDFHINKSNIYEVYLEEHHANDVEADAAMPVPITPALKAEFPDVVHASRYGDFGGSVLRYGNKEFNYDVRCVDQDFFKMFTFPIVKGNDQNPLSDKNDVVITEKTAKSIFGDVNPVGKLIELKINNQWKSLNISAVAADPPQNSSLDFNLLCRFEQHPDYEVAKTLWEDRFHNVFVQLPANEKQAGFEQKLKSFVHKYYAASIKQLRHDGAQSDKEGEVLRLRLIPMADVHFSPIASQSRAVSKFYPYLVLLISIFILFIACTNFINLSLGRAFTRAKEIGVRKVIGATKQQLITQFCSESLVICGVSLILGAVAAYSLMPQYKLLFNQQLSLNVLSSPLVILYFLGGFVLISLIAGGYPAWLMAIQNTSQAVKGKVVAGKANGLRNSLMVVQFALSALLIICTVITWQQLNFMRNKPLGYDKSQVVSIPIGSNIEPERALQLMRSKLAAYPDVVSVTGTDMNLGTGLDNSASTSIMTFSYKGKNVKTNWLRVDYDYVKTLGLQVVNGRDFSRTYGADTTVVLINQKMAEQLGETNPVGAIFPTDGAKLQVAGVVKDFNFKSLHQQIAPLTMVIRPTWPVNYILVKVKPANLPASMAIINKVWKDVNPRSQAESSFLDENVDRQYKKETRLSKIFITGAVIAIAISCMGLFAIVILIITQRTKEIGIRKVLGASVNSIVYLVAQDFLKLVLIAVCIASPIAWYAMNKWLQDFAYRIQIEWWVFVMAGVIAIIIAFITISFQSVKAAIANPVKSLRSE
- a CDS encoding ABC transporter permease; amino-acid sequence: MIKSYFKIAWRNLIKSKFYTAINIAGLTVGLAVGLLILLWVNDELSFDKFNTKADNIYRIEAQIGTGGTQQIWGGIQAPVATFGLKEVPGIVNAVRIVENWNYSLYKYRDKSLDVGDNGAFYTDPSLFKVFDFKLLEGNPNHPFPNDQSIIITQKTAKRFFGNADPMGKVLQADNHDNYTVAGVAADMPGNSSIKFDMLFSINVIAKKNYDGKGYWKTMDSDWGDYFYDTYLQLQPGLSAQAVADKLTQIHIKNQPGEGSANIKYLSQPLGKMHLYNADGSPSGIQTVRVFLIVAILILLIACINYVNLSTARAMLRAKEVSVRKIIGAGKKQLFIQFVVETILFFSIALVLAFVLIEALMPLYNNVSGKQMEFNLLDAGVWKVVGITVVATLAASSIYPAFLLSSFKPINALKGKLSLGVGNTTFRKTLVVCQFVFSIGLIIGTLIINSQLKFIREKELGYDKSYVFTFGMRDMQKNYESVRSQLLSQPGIKDVTTASDNIVSLGGNTGDTDWDGKAPGSSFEIHPLGISKNYVDFFKLKIIQGGNFIGIKADTAHYILNETAVREAGIKDPIGKRFKLHNQNGIIIGVVKDFHFASLKQKIEPVIFFYTPDNWRMFVKTTGKDAPLALASVQKAWKQYNPAFPFDYEFLDQTFNDMYKVDQRSGTLFSWFTGIAILISCLGLFGLATYTAQVKVKEIGIRKVLGASVANITTMLSKDFLVLVVVSIVIATPIAWYAMNKWLQAFAYRIEIRWWIFALAGVLAIVIAFITISFQAIKAAIANPVKSLRSE
- a CDS encoding ABC transporter permease, with protein sequence MIRNYIKTAYRSLLKNKGFTVLNVLGLSVGLATCLLIVFYVVDEFSYDRYNTNADRIYRITENARLNGNEGSYAGTEKPLMDALKSFPQIEKTARLFPKETLFISSQKFSIRKGNNNIQEKNVVFAESNLFDVFTLPMTDGSPSTSLTEPHSAVITESMAKKYFNKTNVVGQTLTINDTSVYKITGVIKDIPSQSHFNYDFFLSYSSLPESRAGGWGYSGIHNYVLLKPATNVKALEAQILKVELKNSPPVWTTGSNYLKIVLTPLLDIHLKSTSQYELMQNGNIEYVYIFSAIAILVLLIACVNFMNLSTARSANRAKEVGVRKVLGSARKYLIAQFLTESILVTLVSTFIAVALAWLAMPLFNQMADKHLAITPHAFTWLLPALLVIVLVIGFLAGSYPAFFLSAFQPIDVLKGKVASGFKGGFLRSFLVVFQFSISIFLIIGTLVIYNQLNYIHTKSLGYNRSQMLVIKNTNVLGKQAKILKQEVKQTQGVANATMTTYLPTGDDRNITGLFPELPIDIKHDLLTEFWPVDEDYINTLGIKLISGRNFSAQLASDTAALIVNEAFVRRFGQKDPLNKTIYRDSYGIQAFHIIGVVKDFHYSSLRDEIKPLALVYNEDKGSITARVSTANLPALMSQIQDKWKDLSPNNQFTWSFMDQDFDATYRSEQRIGTIFISFTALAIAIACLGLFGLAAYAAEQRNKEIGIRKVLGASVSTIVSMLSMDFIKLVFIAILISSPLAWWAMNKWLQDFAYRINIQWWIIALAGFTAIFIAFITISFQSIRAALANPVESLRSE